One window of Xanthomonas sp. 10-10 genomic DNA carries:
- the dnaE gene encoding DNA polymerase III subunit alpha, which produces MSTSRFVHLHVHTEFSLADSTIRVPEKPDQADPKKAKQANLLSRAVELDMPALAVTDLNNLFALVKFYKAAEGVGIKPIAGADVMIATPDMTPWRMTLLCRDREGYLSLSRLLTRAWMEGHRPEGGVAIHPEWLQAGHANLFALAGRDSLAGRLFSEGRADLAEQQLADWQRVFGDGLHLELTRTGREGEERFNQFALHAAGVRGLPVVASNDVRFLYASDFNAHEARVCISSGRVLDDPKRPRDYSDQQYLKSGEEMAALFADVPDAIDNTHALAQRCNIEMRLGTYFLPAYPVPEDETLDSWIRSQSRDGLAARLEKNPIAPGKTRQDYVDRLEFELDTIIKMGFPGYFLIVADFIQWGKNQGIPIGPGRGSGAGSLVAWALQITDLDPLPYNLLFERFLNPERVSMPDFDIDFCMDRRDEVIDYVARKYGRERVSQIITYGTMAAKAVVRDAGRVLGFTYGLVDSVAKLIPNILGITLKDAMGEGKDSEMASPDLIQRYQVEDDVRDLMDLARQLEDLTRNAGKHAGGVVIAPDPLSEFCPLFAEHDEDGRGKNPVTQFDKDDVEAVGLVKFDFLGLRTLTIIDWAVKAINVRHARAGIDPVDITTIPLDDVPTYKGVFASGNTGAVFQFESSGMRRLLKDARPDRFEDLIALVSLYRPGPMDLIPDFNARKHGQQEIVYPDPRTEVILKDTYGIMVYQEQVMQMAQIVGDYSLGGADLLRRAMGKKVPAEMAKHREIFREGAAKGGVSAAKADEIFDLMEKFAGYGFNKSHAAAYALVSYQTAWLKRHYPAEFMAATLSSDMDNTDKVVGFLDEVRNLGLTVKPPRVNESAYMFEAASPDTIQYGLGAIKGVGQGACEAIVEERQRGGPYTTLLDFCTRVGTAKLNRRTLEAMINAGAMDGLGSNRASLMLQLPEVMKATEQMARERASGQNSLFGGPDPSAPAMRLDLPESKEWPLGQLLTGERETLGFYLSGHPFDPHRDEVRELVGCDLGALEKILASQQRGGGGGGDGEKRAWRPEVSAILAGQVIGVRRKGDSQVFVQLEDGRGRVECSAFSDAMAEFGHLLTRDRILIVKGGLREDEFNGGYSLRIRQCWDYEQICAEHAQRLSLRLDLREKQAWKRIDALLAKHRPGKTPLRLDLLLRAPSGGVAGMLDLNGSHSVRIDQHLMDSLRADPAVRTLKIKYSPPWAQ; this is translated from the coding sequence ATGTCCACTTCCCGCTTCGTCCATCTGCACGTCCACACCGAGTTCTCGCTGGCGGATTCCACCATCCGTGTGCCCGAGAAACCGGATCAGGCTGACCCGAAAAAGGCCAAGCAGGCCAACCTGCTGAGCCGCGCGGTCGAACTCGACATGCCCGCGCTGGCGGTCACCGACCTCAACAACCTGTTCGCGCTGGTCAAGTTCTACAAGGCCGCCGAAGGCGTGGGCATCAAGCCGATCGCCGGCGCCGACGTGATGATCGCCACCCCGGACATGACGCCCTGGCGCATGACCCTGCTGTGCCGCGACCGCGAAGGCTACCTGAGCCTGTCGCGGCTGCTGACGCGCGCCTGGATGGAAGGCCACCGCCCCGAAGGCGGGGTGGCGATCCACCCGGAATGGCTGCAGGCCGGGCACGCCAACCTGTTCGCCCTGGCCGGCCGCGACAGCCTGGCCGGACGCCTGTTTTCCGAGGGCCGCGCCGATCTGGCCGAGCAGCAGCTGGCCGACTGGCAGCGCGTGTTCGGCGATGGCCTGCATCTGGAACTGACCCGCACCGGACGCGAGGGCGAGGAACGCTTCAACCAGTTCGCCTTGCATGCCGCCGGCGTGCGCGGGCTGCCGGTGGTGGCCAGCAATGACGTGCGGTTTCTGTATGCCAGCGACTTCAACGCGCACGAGGCGCGCGTGTGCATCTCCTCCGGCCGCGTACTCGACGACCCCAAACGCCCGCGCGACTACAGCGACCAGCAGTACCTCAAATCCGGCGAGGAGATGGCCGCGCTGTTCGCCGACGTGCCCGATGCCATCGACAACACGCATGCGCTGGCGCAGCGCTGCAACATCGAGATGCGCCTGGGCACCTACTTCCTGCCCGCCTATCCGGTGCCCGAAGACGAGACGCTGGACAGCTGGATCCGCAGCCAGTCGCGCGACGGTCTGGCCGCACGCCTGGAAAAGAACCCGATCGCGCCAGGCAAGACCCGCCAGGACTACGTCGACCGGCTGGAATTCGAGCTGGACACCATCATCAAGATGGGCTTCCCCGGCTACTTCCTGATCGTGGCCGACTTCATCCAGTGGGGCAAGAACCAGGGCATTCCGATCGGCCCGGGCCGCGGTTCCGGTGCCGGCTCGCTGGTGGCCTGGGCGCTGCAGATCACCGACCTGGACCCGCTGCCGTACAACCTGCTGTTCGAGCGCTTTTTGAACCCCGAGCGCGTGTCGATGCCCGACTTCGACATCGACTTCTGCATGGATCGCCGCGACGAGGTGATCGACTACGTGGCGCGCAAGTACGGGCGCGAACGGGTCAGCCAGATCATCACCTACGGCACCATGGCCGCCAAGGCGGTGGTGCGCGACGCCGGGCGCGTGCTTGGCTTCACGTACGGGTTGGTCGACAGCGTCGCCAAGCTGATCCCCAACATCCTGGGCATCACGCTCAAGGATGCAATGGGCGAAGGCAAGGACTCGGAGATGGCCTCGCCGGACCTGATCCAGCGCTACCAGGTCGAGGACGACGTACGCGACCTGATGGATCTGGCCCGTCAGCTCGAGGACCTCACCCGCAACGCCGGCAAGCACGCCGGCGGCGTGGTGATCGCGCCCGATCCGCTGTCCGAGTTCTGCCCGCTGTTCGCAGAACACGACGAAGACGGCCGCGGCAAGAACCCGGTGACCCAGTTCGACAAGGACGATGTCGAAGCGGTGGGCCTGGTGAAGTTCGACTTCCTCGGCCTGCGCACCCTGACCATCATCGATTGGGCGGTCAAGGCGATCAACGTGCGCCATGCGCGCGCCGGCATCGACCCGGTCGACATCACCACCATTCCGCTCGACGACGTGCCCACCTACAAGGGCGTGTTCGCCTCGGGCAATACCGGTGCGGTGTTCCAGTTCGAGTCCTCGGGCATGCGTCGCCTGCTCAAGGACGCGCGCCCGGACCGCTTCGAAGACCTGATCGCGCTGGTGTCGCTGTACCGCCCCGGCCCGATGGACCTGATCCCGGACTTCAACGCGCGTAAGCACGGCCAGCAGGAGATCGTCTATCCGGATCCGCGCACCGAAGTCATCCTGAAAGACACCTACGGCATCATGGTGTATCAGGAGCAGGTGATGCAGATGGCGCAGATCGTCGGCGATTATTCGCTGGGCGGCGCCGACCTGCTGCGCCGTGCGATGGGCAAGAAGGTGCCGGCCGAAATGGCCAAGCACCGCGAGATCTTCCGCGAAGGCGCGGCCAAGGGCGGGGTGAGCGCGGCCAAGGCCGACGAAATCTTCGACCTGATGGAGAAGTTCGCCGGCTACGGCTTCAACAAGTCGCACGCCGCCGCCTACGCGCTGGTCAGCTACCAGACCGCCTGGCTGAAGCGGCATTACCCGGCCGAATTCATGGCCGCGACGCTGTCCTCGGACATGGACAACACCGACAAGGTGGTTGGCTTCCTGGATGAAGTGCGCAACCTCGGCCTCACCGTCAAGCCGCCGCGGGTCAACGAATCGGCCTACATGTTCGAAGCCGCCAGCCCGGACACGATTCAATACGGCCTGGGCGCGATCAAGGGCGTCGGCCAGGGCGCGTGCGAGGCGATCGTCGAAGAACGCCAGCGCGGCGGCCCCTACACCACGCTGCTGGATTTCTGCACGCGTGTGGGCACCGCAAAGCTCAACCGCCGCACGCTGGAAGCGATGATCAATGCCGGCGCGATGGATGGGCTGGGCAGCAACCGCGCCTCGCTGATGCTGCAGCTGCCGGAAGTGATGAAGGCCACCGAGCAGATGGCGCGCGAACGCGCCTCGGGGCAGAACTCGCTGTTCGGCGGGCCGGACCCGAGCGCCCCGGCGATGCGGCTGGACCTGCCCGAAAGCAAGGAATGGCCGCTGGGCCAGTTGCTCACCGGCGAGCGCGAAACGCTGGGCTTCTACCTCAGCGGCCACCCGTTCGACCCGCATCGCGACGAAGTGCGCGAACTGGTCGGCTGCGACCTGGGCGCACTGGAAAAGATCCTGGCCTCGCAACAACGCGGCGGTGGCGGCGGTGGCGATGGCGAAAAACGTGCATGGCGGCCGGAAGTCAGCGCCATCCTGGCCGGCCAGGTGATCGGCGTGCGCCGCAAGGGCGACAGCCAGGTGTTCGTGCAGCTCGAAGACGGACGCGGGCGGGTGGAATGCAGCGCATTTTCCGATGCGATGGCCGAATTCGGCCACCTGCTCACCCGCGACCGCATCCTGATCGTCAAGGGCGGCCTGCGCGAGGACGAATTCAACGGCGGCTACAGCCTGCGCATCCGCCAATGCTGGGACTACGAGCAGATCTGCGCCGAGCATGCGCAACGTCTGTCGCTGCGCCTGGACCTGCGCGAGAAGCAGGCATGGAAACGCATCGACGCGTTGCTGGCCAAGCACCGCCCCGGCAAGACCCCCCTGCGCCTGGACCTGCTGCTGCGCGCACCCAGCGGCGGCGTGGCCGGCATGCTCGACCTCAACGGCAGCCACTCGGTGCGCATCGACCAGCACCTGATGGACAGCCTGCGCGCCGACCCGGCGGTGCGGACCTTGAAGATCAAGTACAGCCCGCCGTGGGCGCAATGA
- the lpxB gene encoding lipid-A-disaccharide synthase, translated as MTGIGNRESGIATGAHDDASVVSHPTALPIPHSPLPIPSARERAPRIALIAGEASGDILGAGLIDELKRRYPNAEFVGIGGDAMRGAGCQTWFDASELAVMGLTEVLQHLPRLLKLRRAFRERVLAWKPDVFIGIDAPDFNLPVERWLKQRGVRTVHYVSPSVWAWREKRAEKIGASADLVLCLFPMEPPIYARHGIDARFVGHPMADDIAYKADREAARAALGISASSTVLAVLPGSRHGEISKLGDTFFQAAWLVSEHLPNLHVLVPAANPGCKQLLAEQLSRSSLPVLRSHLLDGQARTAMLAADVVLLASGTATLEAMLVKRPMVVGYKVAPLTYRIVRTLGLLKVNRYALPNILANDDLAPELMQDDCTPERLCVALLDWFKHPEKVAALQPRYLALHAELRRDASARAADAVAELLTQPESGIGNGESAGAGP; from the coding sequence ATGACGGGAATCGGGAATCGGGAGTCGGGAATCGCTACAGGCGCGCACGACGACGCGTCTGTCGTCAGCCACCCGACGGCACTGCCGATTCCCCATTCCCCACTCCCGATTCCCAGCGCGCGCGAGCGCGCCCCACGCATCGCCCTGATCGCCGGCGAAGCTTCCGGCGACATCCTCGGCGCCGGGTTGATCGATGAATTGAAGCGACGTTATCCGAACGCCGAGTTCGTCGGCATCGGCGGCGACGCGATGCGTGGTGCCGGTTGCCAGACCTGGTTCGATGCCAGCGAGCTGGCGGTGATGGGGCTGACCGAAGTGCTGCAGCATCTGCCGCGGCTGTTGAAGCTGCGCCGCGCCTTCCGGGAGCGTGTGCTGGCGTGGAAGCCGGACGTGTTCATCGGCATCGACGCACCCGATTTCAATCTGCCGGTAGAGCGCTGGCTCAAGCAGCGTGGCGTGCGCACCGTGCATTACGTCAGCCCATCGGTCTGGGCATGGCGCGAGAAACGTGCCGAGAAGATCGGTGCCAGCGCCGACCTGGTGCTGTGCCTGTTTCCGATGGAGCCGCCGATCTACGCCAGGCACGGCATCGATGCGCGCTTTGTCGGCCACCCGATGGCCGACGACATCGCCTACAAGGCCGACCGCGAGGCGGCCCGCGCGGCCCTGGGCATCTCCGCCTCCAGCACCGTGCTGGCGGTGCTGCCGGGCAGCCGGCATGGCGAGATCAGCAAGCTGGGCGACACCTTTTTCCAGGCCGCCTGGCTGGTGTCCGAGCACCTGCCCAACCTGCACGTACTGGTGCCCGCCGCCAACCCGGGCTGCAAACAACTGCTGGCCGAGCAGCTATCGCGCAGTTCGTTGCCGGTGCTGCGCTCGCACCTGCTCGACGGCCAGGCGCGCACCGCGATGCTGGCTGCCGACGTGGTGCTGCTGGCGTCGGGCACCGCCACGCTGGAGGCGATGCTGGTCAAGCGCCCGATGGTGGTCGGCTACAAGGTCGCCCCGCTCACCTACCGCATCGTCAGGACGCTGGGCCTGCTCAAGGTCAACCGCTACGCGCTGCCCAACATCCTGGCCAACGACGATCTCGCCCCCGAGCTGATGCAGGACGACTGCACCCCGGAACGCCTATGCGTGGCCCTGCTGGACTGGTTCAAGCATCCGGAAAAAGTCGCGGCCCTGCAACCGCGTTATCTGGCCCTGCACGCCGAGCTGCGCCGCGATGCGTCGGCGCGTGCGGCCGATGCGGTGGCGGAGCTGCTGACGCAGCCGGAATCGGGAATCGGGAATGGGGAATCGGCAGGAGCTGGGCCATGA
- a CDS encoding tetratricopeptide repeat protein yields MSPLILLSIVLQIACCVHVVRSGRPLYWILILLTFSYLAVLIYAFVALIPDMRNDPSARRSLQRVRRTLDPQRDQRDAARKLDVSDTPENRRQLARTLLEQGNHAQAAEVYEGALRGLYRDDPDLMLGLAQAQFGLGNAAQARQTLDALIAANPNFRSHDGHLLYARAVESSGTIEEALHEYQTLVQGYPGEEARVRYAQLLQRAARPEQAKAVFDQVIRRAAASPKHYQREQRGWIDQARKGLRELDSIA; encoded by the coding sequence ATGAGCCCCCTCATTCTTCTGTCGATCGTGTTGCAGATCGCCTGCTGCGTGCATGTGGTGCGGAGCGGACGGCCGCTGTACTGGATCCTGATCCTGCTGACATTTTCGTATCTGGCGGTGTTGATCTACGCGTTTGTCGCGCTCATCCCGGACATGCGTAACGACCCGAGCGCACGCCGCAGCCTGCAACGCGTGCGCCGGACGCTGGACCCGCAGCGCGACCAGCGCGATGCCGCACGCAAACTGGATGTCTCCGACACTCCGGAAAACCGCCGCCAGCTGGCCCGCACCCTGCTCGAACAGGGCAATCATGCGCAGGCCGCCGAGGTCTACGAAGGCGCCTTGCGCGGGCTGTATCGCGACGACCCGGACCTGATGCTGGGGCTGGCGCAGGCGCAGTTCGGTCTTGGCAATGCCGCGCAGGCACGCCAGACCCTGGATGCCTTGATCGCCGCAAACCCCAACTTCCGCTCGCATGACGGGCATCTGCTATACGCGCGTGCGGTGGAAAGCAGCGGCACCATCGAAGAAGCGCTGCACGAATACCAGACGCTGGTGCAGGGCTATCCTGGCGAAGAGGCACGCGTGCGCTATGCGCAGTTATTGCAACGCGCTGCGCGTCCGGAGCAAGCCAAGGCCGTGTTCGACCAGGTAATCCGTCGCGCCGCCGCCTCGCCCAAGCATTACCAGCGTGAGCAACGCGGCTGGATCGATCAGGCGCGCAAGGGCCTACGCGAGTTGGATTCGATCGCCTGA
- a CDS encoding acetyl-CoA carboxylase carboxyltransferase subunit alpha, producing the protein MNPNYLDFEQPIADLEAKIQELRNASTGPAVNVETEVRALRDKARVRTAQIFRDLSSWQISQLARHPQRPYTLDYINIICDQFQELAGDRAYADDKAIVGGLGRIDGRPVVIIGHQKGRDTKTKVARNFGMPRPEGYRKALRLMKLAERFRLPLLTFIDTPGAYPGIGAEERGQSEAIARNLLEMAELKVPVICTVIGEGGSGGALAIGVGDRTLMLEYGTYSVISPEGCASILWKDAAKAKDAAEQLGLTAKRLKGLGLVDKVIREPTGGAHRNPEQMGKRLKAVLLNELDALEKIPVEALLQQRYERLRSYGAYEGN; encoded by the coding sequence ATGAATCCTAACTACCTCGACTTCGAGCAACCCATCGCCGATCTGGAAGCCAAGATCCAGGAACTGCGCAACGCCAGTACCGGCCCTGCGGTCAACGTGGAGACCGAGGTGCGGGCGCTGCGCGACAAGGCACGCGTGCGCACCGCACAGATCTTCCGCGACCTTTCGTCGTGGCAGATCTCGCAGCTGGCGCGCCACCCGCAGCGCCCGTACACGCTGGACTACATCAATATCATCTGCGACCAATTCCAGGAGCTGGCCGGCGACCGCGCCTATGCCGACGACAAGGCCATCGTCGGTGGCCTGGGCCGCATCGATGGCCGCCCGGTGGTGATCATCGGGCACCAGAAGGGCCGCGATACCAAGACCAAGGTGGCGCGCAACTTCGGCATGCCGCGCCCGGAGGGCTACCGCAAGGCGCTGCGCCTGATGAAGCTGGCCGAGCGCTTCCGGCTGCCGTTGCTGACCTTCATCGATACCCCCGGCGCCTACCCGGGCATCGGAGCCGAAGAACGCGGCCAGTCCGAGGCGATCGCGCGCAATCTGCTTGAAATGGCAGAGCTGAAGGTTCCGGTGATCTGCACCGTGATCGGCGAAGGCGGCTCCGGCGGCGCGCTGGCGATCGGCGTGGGCGACCGCACCCTGATGCTGGAATACGGCACCTACTCGGTGATTTCGCCCGAAGGCTGCGCCTCGATCCTGTGGAAGGACGCGGCCAAGGCCAAGGACGCCGCCGAACAGCTCGGCCTGACCGCCAAGCGACTCAAGGGCCTGGGCCTGGTCGACAAGGTGATCCGCGAACCCACCGGCGGCGCGCACCGCAACCCCGAGCAAATGGGCAAGCGCCTGAAAGCGGTACTGCTCAACGAGCTCGACGCGCTGGAGAAAATCCCGGTCGAAGCGCTGCTGCAACAGCGTTACGAGCGCCTGCGCAGCTATGGTGCCTACGAAGGAAACTGA
- a CDS encoding CopD family protein — MTLYLWIKTFHLLFVIAWMAAVFYLPRILVNIAEAGSEPSVRARLVLMGRRLYRFGHSMLGLALLLGAVLWQGYRVIPDFPTMVTGGWLHAKLLAVALILAHYIVAGSWLKGVDQGRAVPSGRALRLFNEVPVILLVGVIWLVLAKPF; from the coding sequence ATGACCCTGTATTTGTGGATCAAGACCTTCCATCTGCTGTTCGTGATCGCCTGGATGGCGGCGGTGTTCTATCTGCCGCGCATTCTGGTCAACATCGCCGAAGCCGGCAGCGAGCCGTCCGTGCGTGCGCGGCTGGTGCTGATGGGCCGCCGCCTCTACAGGTTCGGCCACAGCATGCTCGGTCTGGCGCTGCTGCTGGGTGCGGTGCTGTGGCAAGGCTATCGCGTGATCCCCGACTTCCCGACGATGGTGACCGGCGGCTGGCTGCACGCCAAGCTGTTGGCGGTGGCCTTGATCCTGGCGCATTACATCGTGGCCGGGAGCTGGTTGAAGGGCGTGGACCAGGGCCGCGCGGTCCCGAGCGGGCGGGCATTGCGCTTGTTCAACGAGGTGCCGGTGATCCTGCTGGTCGGTGTGATCTGGCTGGTGCTGGCCAAGCCTTTTTAG
- a CDS encoding ribonuclease HII, translating into MKRSSFHSAVVVPTTQDTLFHDCPIPIPDSRLIAGVDEAGRGPLAGPVAVAAVVFDPAKPRINGLDDSKQLTAQRREQLYARIVERALAWSVVLIDSEEIDRINIYQATMLGMRRAVEGVAHVAGFARIDGNRVPKGLPCPAEALIGGDALDRAIMAASIVAKVTRDRLMQQLHAEHPEYRFDQHKGYATPVHLAALRSHGPCPQHRRSFAPVRRALGIEAAQSPWDVPCATPADDLLRAD; encoded by the coding sequence ATGAAACGCTCGAGCTTCCACAGTGCCGTTGTCGTTCCGACGACGCAGGACACGCTCTTCCACGATTGCCCAATCCCGATTCCCGATTCCCGCCTGATTGCCGGTGTCGACGAGGCCGGCCGCGGTCCGCTCGCCGGGCCGGTGGCGGTGGCGGCGGTGGTATTCGATCCTGCCAAGCCGCGCATCAACGGGCTGGACGATTCCAAGCAACTGACCGCGCAGCGCCGCGAGCAGCTGTACGCGCGCATCGTCGAGCGGGCGCTGGCGTGGTCGGTGGTGCTGATCGACAGTGAAGAGATCGACCGCATCAATATCTACCAGGCGACCATGCTCGGCATGCGGCGCGCGGTGGAAGGCGTGGCGCACGTGGCCGGGTTTGCGCGGATCGACGGCAACCGCGTACCCAAGGGGCTGCCCTGCCCGGCCGAGGCCTTGATCGGCGGCGATGCGCTCGATCGCGCCATCATGGCCGCCTCGATCGTGGCCAAGGTCACCCGCGACCGCCTGATGCAGCAGCTGCACGCCGAGCATCCCGAATACCGCTTCGACCAGCACAAGGGCTACGCCACGCCGGTGCATCTGGCCGCGCTGCGCAGCCACGGGCCGTGCCCGCAGCACCGTCGCAGCTTCGCCCCGGTACGGCGTGCCTTGGGAATCGAGGCGGCGCAGTCGCCGTGGGACGTGCCCTGCGCAACCCCGGCCGACGACCTGCTGCGGGCCGACTGA